The segment CTGTCCATTCAGTAGGGACTCTCATACGTTTACCTCAGTTTCTAAATATATTCCTTCATATTATAGGTTAGAAAGGTGTTTGAGCGCAAACATTTACTTAGTAAATGTCACTCAGTCAAACGAGTGAATATGCTATAATGTTAGCGGTGATAAAATGGATTATATTCAAGGATTAAATAAAGAACAAAAAGAAGCAGTATTAACAAAAGCAAAACATGTGCGTGTTATAGCGGGAGCTGGAAGTGGTAAGACTCGAGTTCTTACAACCCGCATCGTGCATCTCATCACAGATCTTGGATATTATCCATCTAAAATCTGTGCAATTACATTTACGAATAAAGCGGCGAATGAAATGAAAGGGCGTATGGAAGCGATGTTGCCCGAAGCAATTCGTGTTCATACATCAACCATTCACTCATTATGTGTGCGTATTATTCGTGAAGAGTATGAAGCGTTAAATTTAGTTCGCAATTTTACAATCTTGGACACTTCCGATCAACAAGCAGTGATGCGTGAAGCATATAAACAATTTGACTATGATCGTAAAGATATTTCATTCCGAGAGGCATTGACCTATATTTCAAATAATAAATTTGCAGGCGTTGATGTTGCGCAAGCGGAACGTATGGCGGGATCGAATTATCACGAACAGAAAAAAGTGAATTTATATCTTTTTTATGTGAATCGTTTGCATGAACTTTTTGCTTTAGACTTTGATGACCTACTTTTAGAAGTGAATCGTTTGTTTAAAGAGAATCTTGAAGTTCGTGATAAATGGCGTCGTCGCTTTGATGTGGTTTTAGTTGATGAGTTTCAAGATGTGGATCATGTTCAGTATGGAATTGTGGATGCACTTGTTGGTGATGAGAACCAACTTTATGTGGTTGGAGATCCTGATCAAACAATCTATACCTGGCGTGGAGCCAATGTTGATTTTATTATCGATTTTAATAAGAAATATCCCGATTCAGAAACGATTACCCTAAATCAAAACTATCGCTCGACGCAACACATTCTCGATAGCGCAAATACATTAATAAAAAATAATAAAAATCGTCCTGATAAAGCACTTTATGCAAATAAAGAAAGTGAATTTCCGGTACAGTATGCAACATTGGATGACGGTGATGCCGAAGCGTTTTGGGTTGCGAATCGGATGTTGGAGCTACACGATGAAGGGCATTCTTACTTAGATATGGCTGTTTTGTATCGTTCGAATTACTTATCGCGTGCACTTGAGAAAGTCTTGATGGCGCGTCGAATCCCTTATGTTATTTATGGTGGTTTACGATTCTACGACCAAGCTGAAATTAAAGACATGATGAGTTATTTACGGATGATTACACATGGTGATGATTTGGCCTTGCGAAGAAGTATCGCAATGCCTCGTCGTGGTATTGGTGAAAAAACGTTGGATACCATTATGTTTCAGGCAAGAGAACGTGGTATGACGATGTATGAGAGCATGCTCTATGATGTTCATCATCAGCAAGCAACGCCCAAGATACGAAACTATGTCATGATGATTGAAGATTTTCGCGAAATGGCCCAAGAGGCATCAATTGAAACGATTATGCAATATGTATTAAAACGAAGTGGACTTCGTGAACATTTCGAAAAAATTCAAGAACTGGAGCGCGTTGAAAGCCTCAAAGAATTAATTGGGGATGCACTAACGTTCCAAGAAAATTATGAAAATCCGAGTTTAGAAGAATACATTCAGATGGTGAGTCTCTATGGTGATAAAAGCGAAGTGGTGGAGGGCGAGTATGTCCGTCTCATGACCGTTCATGCAGCCAAGGGACTGGAGTTTGAGAACGTCTTTATTATGGGGCTCGTGGATAATATTTTCCCAAATAAAAACAGCATTCAAGAAGGTTCTGGAGGAATCCAAGAAGAACGCCGATTAATGTATGTTGCAATTACACGTGCGAAAGAACGGCTGTTCCTTTCAAATAATATTGGATACAACTTTGTTGCGGGAGGGTACGCGCGAGCTTCTCGATTTATTAAAGAAATGCACTTAGATGAAAAACCTTCACGATTGGAAACGACGCCAACCATAACGCGTAGTGAAGTTCAAGATACAATCAGTTCGTTTGAAAAAGCAGAGGGTCTTACGAAGTTAAAGAAAAAAATCAAATTTAAAAGTGGAGACCAGGTTGTTCATGATGACTTTGGCGAAGGCATCGTAATTCGTGTTGAGGATGATACGATTAAAATCGCCTTTAACTTCCCACATGGTACGAAAGTGATTTCAAGAAAATATGCAGGCATTCGATTGAAGGGAGATATGTCATGATTAAAGAACGGATTTTAGCGTTACGAAAACAACTCCATCAGTATAATTACGAGTATCATGTTTTGGATCAACCAACAATTTCAGATGTCGAGTATGACCAACTGTTACTTGAATTAAACGAGTTGGAAGCACAACATCCTGAGTTTTTTGATGTTAATTCACCGACCCAAAAAGTTGGGGGTGCGGTTTCGGATCGTTTCTCAAAAGTAACGCATCGATTTCCAATGTTTTCATTGGGGAATGCGTTTTCGCGTGCTGATTTAGAAGCCTTTGATGAGCGTTTGCGTACTCAATTTCCGACTGTCTCATATGTTGTGGAATTAAAAATCGATGGACTTGCGATGTCCGTTGATTATGAAGATGGAATGTTTACACAAGCTGTGACGCGGGGCGATGGAACCGCCGGAGAAGATGTGACACAAAACATTCGTGTGATTGATTCCATACCACTTAAGCTTAATGTTGATGAAGATGTTACCGTTCGTGGTGAGGTGTTTATGCCCGTTAAATCGTTTACCCGGGTTAATGAATCGCGAAAAGAAAACAATGAGGTGGTTTTTGCGAATTGTCGAAATGCAGCGGCAGGGACAATTCGTCAATTAGACTCGAAAGTTGTGGCGAACCGAGGTCTTGATGGTTTTTGGTATACTTTGGTCAATGCAAAAGAATTAGGGATTACAAGTCAATTTGATTCGCTTACGTATTTAAAACAAATTGGATTTAAAGTAAATCCGGAAATCCGCTTATGCCATACCATGGATTCCGTTTGGGAACGCATTGAAGACATCGAACAAATGCGTGCATCCTTGCCTTATGATATTGATGGTGTCGTAATTAAGGTAAATGACTTTGCGATGCAGGAAGAACTTGGATTTACCGTTAAAACGCCAAGGTGGGCGATTGCTTACAAATTTAAGGCAGAAGAAGTGAAAAGTCGTGTTGAAGATATCTTTGTGACAGTGGGGCGTACAGGGAAAATTACGCCCAATGCGAAACTCACTCCGGTTCAGATTTCAGGATCGCTTGTAAGTTACGCAACCCTTCATAATGAGGATTACATTATGAACAAAGACATTCGTGTTGGTGATGAGGTTGTTGTGCGTAAAGCGGGTGAGATTATTCCGGAAATTGTTTCAGTTGATGTAACGCATCGAACGGATGTAATTCAGCCTTATCAGTTTCCTGAAGTATGTCCTGTATGTATGGGGCATTTAGTTCGATTTGAAGGAGAAGCAGATCATTATTGTGTGAATGTTGATTGTTCTGCGAAAATATCTGAGGCACTCGTTCATTTTGCGTCAAGAGATGCTATGAACATCGATACCTTAGGGGAGCGTCGTGTCTATCAATTGCATGATGCGAACTTGCTTAAAACGATCACTGATATCTATACCTTACATGAACATAAAGATGTTCTTGAGAAACTTGAGAAGCTGGGACCTAAAAGCACAGAAAAATTACTTGAGGCAATTGAAAACAGTAAAAACAATTCGGTAGAGAAGTTAATCTTTGGACTTGGTATTCGACATGTTGGTGCGAAAACATCCAATGTTCTCGCCGCTCACTACAAAAACATTGCTTCACTGATGAACGCAACGTATGATGAACTCATTGAAATTGATGAGATTGGTGGCGTAATTGCTCAGTCTGTTGTTTCATTCTTTGAAATTGATCATAATCGAGAATTAATTGAAGATTTACTTGAACGTGGCGTCAATGGGAATTACAATCATGTAGTAACTTCAAATAAATTTGAAGGCATGAAGTTTGTTCTTACTGGAACATTGCAAACCATGGGGCGAACCGATGCCAAGAAAATCATTGAATCGTTTGGTGGTAGTGTATCAGGCAGTGTAAGCAGTAAGACGGATGTTGTTGTATATGGTGAAAGTGCCGGATCAAAACTGACGAAAGCTCAATCATTGGGCGTTAAAACATGGACAGAAGAAGAATTCTTGAATGAGGTGAACTCATGAAAATGAAAAAAATAATGATTGTTAGTCTGGTGGGACTCTTATTGATATCAGGATGTGCACGCCAAGAGACCAAGCCGGAAACAAATAAAGAAAATATTTCGGTTATTCAAGGTGGTAAAGGAGAATATTCAATCCTTACACCGTTTAAAACGTCGCCTTTGCGACAAAATTATGGCACAAACTTTAGAGAAGTGGACATGATTGAAATTGGACGGCGACTTCAAGATAAGTCAAAAGATCATTTTAATCCTGCCAACTTCAATATTTCAGAAGGGTCAATTATTAACGATGACCATTATGATCAACTGCTCCGTCATGAATCGAAGAATTATCCGTATGGTTTAAATCCGGGAGATGGAACGGAGTTTGTGGAAAAAGGACGTAAAATTCAAACACCAACATTTGTACGTGATGTCGTAGAGGTAAATTTCCATTCAGGTAATGATATCAATAAAATTGATGGTGTGGGGATTGCACTCGTCATGAAACGTGTACAAACCGAGGCGGGGACGGGACTCCCTGTTCGCTTATCGGATGAAACGCTTTATGAAATTGCAAGAACTTCGATTGGAAATCGACTCATCTCCTATTTACGTACGATTGAAGGGATGAGTGATGTACCCATTTACCTTGTGCTTTACGCACAAGAAAGTGATACAGACTCATTGCCAGGGAAATATTTACCTGGACGTGTCATTGGCGAGGGATATTTTGAATCGCGTGGTGGTCAATTTGAACAAACCAATGAAAAATGGACGCTCCTTGGGACGTCAGAAGCATCTGAAGAATATCCAGAAACCTCTGATGATTTCTCCGTATTTAAACGTGAAGTTGTTGACTTTATGAATGACGAAAGTATTGGTGTAACCGGTAAGATGTTTGTGGTTGATAAAAAAGTTCAACAACTTGATATTGACTTAACAACAGGTGCAAAGACTTATCTTGAGATTTATGGACTTGCGCAATATGTGTCCGAGCGGATCAGCGCATTTTCAGACATTCAAGCGCCCATAACCGTAAATATCAAAGTCTATCAAAATACACGAATGATTGTTCGTAAAGAACCTGGGAATAACAAACCCATTATTACAGTAACTTAGGAGGATTTATGAAAAAGTTAGATAAAGAGCTTATTGAAAAATTTGCTTCCGACTTGATGTTTCGTCTAACCGATGAAGAACTTGAGATGGTTGAAGCAAATGCTCATGTATTTGAGCGTTATATTGATAAAATTCAGGCAATCGATACTGAAGGTGTCGAAGTGATGTCTTATCCTTTTGAAATGGAAACGACCTGGCTTCGTGAGGATGAACCCAATCATGTTATTGATCAATCCCTTGCATTTGAAAATGCACCGCGGGTTGAGGGGGATTACTTTGAAATTGTAAAGGTGGTTAACAAATGAGTAAATCAATCGATGAAATAATCGGCAATTTAAAAAAAGAAAATGAGCGTCTTAACGCGATTGTCAGTTTTGTAGATCCAAATGAAGCTAAAGCTGGTTTGATATCTGGATGGGATCTTGCTTTAAAAGATAATATTAATATGGAAGGAACGCTTACAACCGCTAGCTGTAAGTTGCTTTCAAACCATCAATCGATTTACAACGCACATGTTGTAGATCGCCTCTTAGATGAAGGTGCTGTTATTGTGGCGAAGACATCGATGGATGAGTTGGGGATGGGTGGTACAAATCTTTCTGCCATTACAGGACCCGTATTCAATCCATACGACACTTCACGAATATCAGGAGGGTCTTCAGGTGGTTCTGCGGCGCTTGTAGGTGCGAAAGCTGTTCGCGCTGCATTAGGAAGCGATACTGGCGATAGTGTTCGTAAACCTGCTGCATATTGTGGCGCTGTAGGGGTAAAGCCAACATATGGCCGAATTTCTCGCTATGGTGTGATTCCTTATGCGTCTTCCCTTGATCACGTGGGTTATTTCACCCAAAATGTAGCGGATGCAGCACGCCTTCTCGAAGTGCTTGCTGGACGTGATGATCGTGATATGACCAGTTCCATGGAGCCGGTTGAACCGTATTCACAACTTCTTGATATGGATTTAAACGGAAAACGCATTGGTATTTTTAAAACAGTTGAAGATCCAATCGAAAATGAAGCTGTTAAAGCATCATTTGGTCGTTTTAAGGAAGCACTTGTATCACAAGGCGCAGTTTTGGTTGAAAAAACAATCGATAAAACATTAATGCGTACAATGCTTCCGGTTTACAGTGTAATTTCAAATTCAGAAGCTGTAGCAAATCATGCGAATCTCGATGGTGTGCGTTTTGGGTTATCGCAAGAGGGTGATTCACTTGAAGAGATTATGAAGAATACACGTACAAATGGATTTAGCTCACTTATTAAACGTCGCTTTATCTTTGGTGCCTTCGCATTAGATGATGCAAATCAAAAAGAAGTGTTTGACCAAGCGAAGAAAGTTCGTCGTTTATTAGTCGATGCTTATGCATCTTGTTTCGAAGATGTTGATATCATGGTTACATTAGCTTCAGGAACGGTTGCTCCAACGGTTGAGAATCAACCTATGGATGAATTATCCGATGCTTATCTGATTGGGGAAAACCATATGGTCATTAATAACTTTAGTGGTTACCCAAGTATGACGTTACCACTTGATCTTGTGGATGGACTTCCTGTTGGAATCAATATTTCGACACAACCCTTTACGGAAGCGAAAATGTTTGCATATGGACAAGCGTTTGAGGCATTAATTAACTGGAAGGGAGCATTTTAATGGGATACGAAGCAGTTATTGGAATTGA is part of the Erysipelothrix piscisicarius genome and harbors:
- a CDS encoding ATP-dependent helicase produces the protein MDYIQGLNKEQKEAVLTKAKHVRVIAGAGSGKTRVLTTRIVHLITDLGYYPSKICAITFTNKAANEMKGRMEAMLPEAIRVHTSTIHSLCVRIIREEYEALNLVRNFTILDTSDQQAVMREAYKQFDYDRKDISFREALTYISNNKFAGVDVAQAERMAGSNYHEQKKVNLYLFYVNRLHELFALDFDDLLLEVNRLFKENLEVRDKWRRRFDVVLVDEFQDVDHVQYGIVDALVGDENQLYVVGDPDQTIYTWRGANVDFIIDFNKKYPDSETITLNQNYRSTQHILDSANTLIKNNKNRPDKALYANKESEFPVQYATLDDGDAEAFWVANRMLELHDEGHSYLDMAVLYRSNYLSRALEKVLMARRIPYVIYGGLRFYDQAEIKDMMSYLRMITHGDDLALRRSIAMPRRGIGEKTLDTIMFQARERGMTMYESMLYDVHHQQATPKIRNYVMMIEDFREMAQEASIETIMQYVLKRSGLREHFEKIQELERVESLKELIGDALTFQENYENPSLEEYIQMVSLYGDKSEVVEGEYVRLMTVHAAKGLEFENVFIMGLVDNIFPNKNSIQEGSGGIQEERRLMYVAITRAKERLFLSNNIGYNFVAGGYARASRFIKEMHLDEKPSRLETTPTITRSEVQDTISSFEKAEGLTKLKKKIKFKSGDQVVHDDFGEGIVIRVEDDTIKIAFNFPHGTKVISRKYAGIRLKGDMS
- the ligA gene encoding NAD-dependent DNA ligase LigA, with amino-acid sequence MIKERILALRKQLHQYNYEYHVLDQPTISDVEYDQLLLELNELEAQHPEFFDVNSPTQKVGGAVSDRFSKVTHRFPMFSLGNAFSRADLEAFDERLRTQFPTVSYVVELKIDGLAMSVDYEDGMFTQAVTRGDGTAGEDVTQNIRVIDSIPLKLNVDEDVTVRGEVFMPVKSFTRVNESRKENNEVVFANCRNAAAGTIRQLDSKVVANRGLDGFWYTLVNAKELGITSQFDSLTYLKQIGFKVNPEIRLCHTMDSVWERIEDIEQMRASLPYDIDGVVIKVNDFAMQEELGFTVKTPRWAIAYKFKAEEVKSRVEDIFVTVGRTGKITPNAKLTPVQISGSLVSYATLHNEDYIMNKDIRVGDEVVVRKAGEIIPEIVSVDVTHRTDVIQPYQFPEVCPVCMGHLVRFEGEADHYCVNVDCSAKISEALVHFASRDAMNIDTLGERRVYQLHDANLLKTITDIYTLHEHKDVLEKLEKLGPKSTEKLLEAIENSKNNSVEKLIFGLGIRHVGAKTSNVLAAHYKNIASLMNATYDELIEIDEIGGVIAQSVVSFFEIDHNRELIEDLLERGVNGNYNHVVTSNKFEGMKFVLTGTLQTMGRTDAKKIIESFGGSVSGSVSSKTDVVVYGESAGSKLTKAQSLGVKTWTEEEFLNEVNS
- a CDS encoding CamS family sex pheromone protein; this encodes MKMKKIMIVSLVGLLLISGCARQETKPETNKENISVIQGGKGEYSILTPFKTSPLRQNYGTNFREVDMIEIGRRLQDKSKDHFNPANFNISEGSIINDDHYDQLLRHESKNYPYGLNPGDGTEFVEKGRKIQTPTFVRDVVEVNFHSGNDINKIDGVGIALVMKRVQTEAGTGLPVRLSDETLYEIARTSIGNRLISYLRTIEGMSDVPIYLVLYAQESDTDSLPGKYLPGRVIGEGYFESRGGQFEQTNEKWTLLGTSEASEEYPETSDDFSVFKREVVDFMNDESIGVTGKMFVVDKKVQQLDIDLTTGAKTYLEIYGLAQYVSERISAFSDIQAPITVNIKVYQNTRMIVRKEPGNNKPIITVT
- the gatC gene encoding Asp-tRNA(Asn)/Glu-tRNA(Gln) amidotransferase subunit GatC, yielding MKKLDKELIEKFASDLMFRLTDEELEMVEANAHVFERYIDKIQAIDTEGVEVMSYPFEMETTWLREDEPNHVIDQSLAFENAPRVEGDYFEIVKVVNK
- a CDS encoding amidase family protein translates to MSKSIDEIIGNLKKENERLNAIVSFVDPNEAKAGLISGWDLALKDNINMEGTLTTASCKLLSNHQSIYNAHVVDRLLDEGAVIVAKTSMDELGMGGTNLSAITGPVFNPYDTSRISGGSSGGSAALVGAKAVRAALGSDTGDSVRKPAAYCGAVGVKPTYGRISRYGVIPYASSLDHVGYFTQNVADAARLLEVLAGRDDRDMTSSMEPVEPYSQLLDMDLNGKRIGIFKTVEDPIENEAVKASFGRFKEALVSQGAVLVEKTIDKTLMRTMLPVYSVISNSEAVANHANLDGVRFGLSQEGDSLEEIMKNTRTNGFSSLIKRRFIFGAFALDDANQKEVFDQAKKVRRLLVDAYASCFEDVDIMVTLASGTVAPTVENQPMDELSDAYLIGENHMVINNFSGYPSMTLPLDLVDGLPVGINISTQPFTEAKMFAYGQAFEALINWKGAF